Proteins encoded together in one Spodoptera frugiperda isolate SF20-4 chromosome 15, AGI-APGP_CSIRO_Sfru_2.0, whole genome shotgun sequence window:
- the LOC118275307 gene encoding mediator of RNA polymerase II transcription subunit 27, with amino-acid sequence MNNTTINVDQLNSALNSLRVLRSSVSHVFETLSNGLRADHGEDGKDKFLLELQELLNNVNINLRDLEQTVNGLPIPTAPFNLGTTTYLSQETTQDRQALYTQLVNSYKWTDKIHEYSSFAHTLLSQNSLKRSYINSGSTKRRGKLQSNHNVAPLLVDNVINNIDRSYSDMKITISRPFASNAVVQINLGHVLKAIVAFKGLLMEWVMVKAYGETMDLWAESRHHVFRKVTENAHAAMLHFYSPTLPELAVRSFMTWLHSYVNLFSEPCKRCGAHLHHTSLLPPAWRDFRTLEPFHDECKQ; translated from the coding sequence ATGAATAATACTACGATCAACGTGGATCAATTGAACTCTGCGCTAAACTCCCTCCGAGTGCTACGATCCAGTGTCAGTCATGTATTTGAAACACTTTCCAATGGATTACGAGCCGACCATGGGGAAGACGGCAAAGATAAGTTCCTTTTGGAACTTCAAGAACTGCTTAACAACGTGAACATCAATTTGAGAGACTTGGAACAAACTGTAAATGGACTACCGATACCCACAGCCCCTTTTAACTTAGGTACGACGACGTACCTCAGCCAAGAGACAACACAAGATCGGCAAGCGCTCTATACACAACTTGTAAACAGCTATAAGTGGACTGACAAAATCCACGAGTACAGTTCCTTCGCACACACGCTGCTAAGCCAGAATTCACTCAAACGATCGTACATAAACTCTGGAAGTACAAAACGGCGAGGAAAACTGCAGAGCAACCACAACGTAGCGCCTCTATTAGTGGACAATGTAATCAACAACATTGACAGATCATACAGCGACATGAAAATAACGATATCTCGTCCATTCGCAAGCAATGCAGTTGTACAGATTAACCTGGGCCATGTACTGAAAGCTATAGTTGCATTCAAAGGGCTGTTGATGGAGTGGGTCATGGTGAAGGCTTACGGTGAAACAATGGATCTGTGGGCGGAGTCAAGGCACCATGTGTTTAGGAAAGTCACTGAGAATGCTCATGCTGCTATGTTACACTTCTATTCTCCAACATTACCAGAGCTGGCTGTCCGTTCATTCATGACATGGCTGCATAGCTACGTAAATCTGTTCAGTGAGCCATGCAAGCGGTGCGGTGCTCATCTCCACCACACTTCCCTGCTGCCCCCTGCATGGCGTGACTTCCGTACCCTGGAGCCGTTCCACGATGAGTGTAAACAATAG